The DNA segment GCACTTCCACCGGGTGGAGGGCGAGGTGAGGCGACGGGGCCCAAAAGACCGCCCGCCGGGCGCGTTGCGCCTGGTCAACCCTTATGACCCGGAGGCCCGTGTCGGGGTCAAGCGGGACACGATGTGGGACGGCTACAAGGTCCACCTCACCGAGACCTGCGAGCCCGGTGTCCCGAATCTGATCACCAACGTGGCCACCACAGTGGCCACCGTGCCCGACAGCATCATGGCGGCGGACATCCACGCGGCCCTGGCGGACCGGGGCTGCCTGCCAGCCGAGCACTGGGTGGACGCCGGCTACCCCAATGCCGCCCAGATCGTCACCGCCCGCCACACCCACGGCGTCGACCTGCAAGGACCCCTCGCCGACAACACCACCACCCAGTCCGACGGCCCCTACAGCCTTGACGCGTTCACCATCGACTGGGAGGGAGAACAGGTGACCTGCCCCGGCGACGTCACCACCACCCAGTGGTATCCCCGCACCGACTCAGGCGGCCGAGCGGTGATCCGCGTCCGGTTCCGCCACAGCGAATGCCGCCCCTGCCCGCACCGCACCGACTGCCTGGGCTCACCCACCGGACAACGCCGCGAGATCATGCTGCGTCCCCGCGAGGAACACCAGGCGATCCACGACCGCCGCGCCGAACAGCACACCGACGCCTGGAAGCAGCGCTACCAGGTCCGCGCCGGCGTCGAAGGCACCATCTCCCAAGCAGTCGGGCGCTGCGACCTGCGCAGAACCCGCTACCGCGGGCTGACGAAAACCAGCCTCCAGCACCAACTCACCGGCGCCGCGATCAACCTCATCCGCATCGACGCCCACCACACCGACGCCCCACGAGCCCGCACCCGCGTCAGCCACTTCGCAAAACTTCGCCCCGCCGACCAACCAGCCGACGGGGCGAAGCACCAGGGACGGAATTGACCAACAGCATCCCGCACGGGCCCGCCCCTGTCCGCGGCCCCGGACTCCCGCCCGCTGACCCCGGCTTGCTTTCCGTCCCCGGGTCTACATCGTGCCGAGCGTGACCTCGGCCGTCTTCGCGCGGCCGTCGCGCTCGTAGCCGACCTTGACCTTCTGCCCCGGCTTGTACGAGGCCAGCGCCTCGGAGAGCGCTGTCAGTGACGTGACCGGGGTGGCGGCCAACCGGGTGACGACGTCCCCGGTTCGCAGTCCGGCGGAGGTCGCCGCACCGCCCTTCGTGAGGGCGACCACCGCGACCCCCGCGGGCTGGGAGTCGGCGCCCACGACAGTGCGCCCGGTGATCCCCAGGGCGGCCCGGCCCGAGTTGCTGACCTTGCCGTCCTTGATGATCTGGTCCGCGATGTTGGTCACCATCGAGGCCGGGATGGCGAAGCCGATGCCGGGCGCGGCGCCGCTGCCCAGCTGCGGGTCGGTCGCCGCCAGGGTGGGGATGCCGATGACCTTCCCGTCCAGGCCGACCAGCGCGCCCCCGCTGTTCCCGGGGTTGATCGCGGCCGAGGTCTGCACCATGTTCCCGATGGTGGCCCCGGTGCCGCCGCCGGAGCTGCCCTCGCTGACGGTGCGTCCGGTGGCGGAGACGATCCCCTGGGTGACACTGCTGGAGAGCCCGAGCGGCGAGCCCAGCGCGAGCACGATCTTCCCCATGTCGACCTTGGACGACTGACTGAAGGAGGCGGCCCTCAGCCCGGACGGCACCTTGTCGAGCTTGATGACCGCGAGATCCTGCGCGGGGTAACTGGAGACGAGCCGGGCGTGCAGCTGGCCGCCGCCGGTGGCCGACGTGACCTTGAACTGCTTGGCCTTGCCGACCACATGGGCGTTGGTGACGATGTCGCCCTTGCTGTCGTAGACGATGCCCGAGCCGAGGTCGTTGCCCGACTCGATCTGGACGACCGAGGGCAGGACGTTCTTGATCACCTGCTCGTAGTTGCTCTGCAGGGCGTCCCCGCCGGTGGCCGGGGCGGCGGCGGTCCCGGAGCCGGCCGAGGACGACGAGGAAGGACCGGAGCCGGGGGCGGGGCCGGACGACGAACCGGAACCTGAGCAGCCGCCGACCAGGGCGACGCCACAGACTCCTGCGGTCAGCGGCAGCAGCAGCCGGCGTACACGGCTACGGACACGGCCACGGGTACGGGAGGAATCCATGTCCGTAGTGTCGCTTTTGCCAAGCGGGGTCTGCCTGCGGTGCGCCGCCGATCAGGGGAGGGCCCGGCGGGCGTCAGCCCCGTACACCGCACAGATGCAGCAGCGCCGCCACGCTCTTGTACGGCTCGGTGCGCCCGGCGCGGTCCTCGGCCGCCAGCAGTCGGTCCAGCTCGTGGGCGGACGGCAGCTCCTCGTCGTTGCCCACGTTGTCCGTGAAGACCCGGACCCCGTACCAGGCGTGCAGGGGGGCGGCGATCCCGGCCAGGGTGGCGGTGAGCGCTTCGAGGCGGTCGGCGCGCACCGTCAGGCCGAGCCTGTTGTCGTACGTGGCGCTGTCGAAGGCGGTCAGCGCGGTGGACCAGTCACCGGACAGCCCAGGCCGCATGGCCAGGGCGTCGGCGTTCCGTACGAGCAGGGAGAGCAGCCCGCCGGGTGCCAGCATCCGGGCCAGCCCGGCCAGCATCGCGTCCGGCTCCTGGACGTACATCAGGACGCCGTGGCAGAGCACGACGTCGAAGCTGCCGGGCAGGAAGTGCGCACCGGTCTCCCGGCCGTCGCCGTCCAGCAGCCGCATCCGCGCACGGATGCCCTCGGGCTCGGTGGCCAGCGCCTCACGGGCCACCTTGAGCATCCCGGGGTCGGACTCCAGGCCGGTCACCGTGTGCCCGGCCCGGGCCAGGCGCAGGGCCTGGGTGCCCTGTCCCGTTCCGACGTCGAGGATCCGCAGCCGCTGCCCCACCGGGAAACGCGCCGCAAGCTGCTCGTCGAGCTGACGCGCGACGAGCTCCTGGCGGACGGTGTTGCGCAGCCCTCCCAGGCCCTTCAGCCATGCGGCCGAAGCGCCCTCGAACCGCGAGACGCCCGTGTTCAGGGCCGCTCTCCGCGCTTGACCTGCGGCTTCGGCAGGCGCATCCGGCGCATCTGGAGCGTACGCATCAGGCCGTAGGCCAGGGCGCCGCGCTTGGGCTCGTTCGGGAAGCGCTCGTTCATCTGCTTCCTCATCCGGAACCAGATGCCGGCCGAGTCGATGATGATCAGCACGATCACGATGAGCCAGAGGAGCAGCGCGATGCTCTGCACGCCCGGCATCTGGATGACGCTCAGGACCAGGATGACCACGGCGAGCGGCAGGAAGAACTCGGCGAGGCACCAGCGCGAGTCCACGTAGTCCCGCGCGAAGCGGCGGACCGGGCCCTTGTCCCGGGCCGGCAGATAGCGCTCGTCGCCGCTGGCGAGAGCCTCACGCTGCTTCGCCATGTCCGCACGGCGGACCTCGCGCTGTCGCTTGGAGGCCTCCTTGCGGTCGGTCGTGGGAGTGACCGCGCGGCGTCGCTGGGACTGCGCCTCATTCCGCTTCGGGGTGGGGCGACCTTTGGGGGCCTGCGGGTCGCGGGGCTGCTTGGAGAGGTCCGGCGTCACCTTGGAGGTGCGGACCTTCTCTTCATTGGCGCGGCTTCGGAACACAAAGCCCAAGGGTACGGGGTGCTGTGCGGGGCACCAGGACCGAGGGGGAACGATCCCGCAACGGTCTGCCGGGCGCGCACTCCCCGGAAGAGCTCCCCGCACCTTTTCCGACGGTCCTCCGGGGCTTTCCCTGAGGCGTCCCTACTCCCTGCGCGGGAGCGGAATCGCCTCAGGTCGTCCTGGAGGAGGAGCGCATCCGCTCCTGAACAGTGCGGTAATGGATGTAGGCCCCGTAGTGTGGGTTCAAGTGCTGGAGCTGTAGTCCGTCAGAAGGGGGCGCGCGAAGCCCATGAGCGGTGTCATGAAGCGTATGGGAATGATCTTCCGCGCGAAGGCCAACAAGGCCCTGG comes from the Streptomyces sp. NBC_01471 genome and includes:
- a CDS encoding IS1182 family transposase, which codes for MSMQPKGPGEIPVETVRVARAAFPKGSLAIRVRDELGVLFADEEFADLFASRGRPAWSPGGLGLVSVLQFVEGLTDRQAAEAVRARIDYKYALGLRLDDPGFDFSVLSEFRDRLAGADGGRRVLDGVLAAAREKGLLKSAGRARTDSTHVLSSARELCWLEQVAETLRAALNALAQAAPGWLSEVAEPDWFRHYAARAEDTRFPKARTKRDEVGSRIGRDGTLLLEAVFAADAPAAVRALDEVEILRQVWVQHFHRVEGEVRRRGPKDRPPGALRLVNPYDPEARVGVKRDTMWDGYKVHLTETCEPGVPNLITNVATTVATVPDSIMAADIHAALADRGCLPAEHWVDAGYPNAAQIVTARHTHGVDLQGPLADNTTTQSDGPYSLDAFTIDWEGEQVTCPGDVTTTQWYPRTDSGGRAVIRVRFRHSECRPCPHRTDCLGSPTGQRREIMLRPREEHQAIHDRRAEQHTDAWKQRYQVRAGVEGTISQAVGRCDLRRTRYRGLTKTSLQHQLTGAAINLIRIDAHHTDAPRARTRVSHFAKLRPADQPADGAKHQGRN
- a CDS encoding trypsin-like peptidase domain-containing protein is translated as MDSSRTRGRVRSRVRRLLLPLTAGVCGVALVGGCSGSGSSSGPAPGSGPSSSSSAGSGTAAAPATGGDALQSNYEQVIKNVLPSVVQIESGNDLGSGIVYDSKGDIVTNAHVVGKAKQFKVTSATGGGQLHARLVSSYPAQDLAVIKLDKVPSGLRAASFSQSSKVDMGKIVLALGSPLGLSSSVTQGIVSATGRTVSEGSSGGGTGATIGNMVQTSAAINPGNSGGALVGLDGKVIGIPTLAATDPQLGSGAAPGIGFAIPASMVTNIADQIIKDGKVSNSGRAALGITGRTVVGADSQPAGVAVVALTKGGAATSAGLRTGDVVTRLAATPVTSLTALSEALASYKPGQKVKVGYERDGRAKTAEVTLGTM
- a CDS encoding class I SAM-dependent methyltransferase, which produces MRNTVRQELVARQLDEQLAARFPVGQRLRILDVGTGQGTQALRLARAGHTVTGLESDPGMLKVAREALATEPEGIRARMRLLDGDGRETGAHFLPGSFDVVLCHGVLMYVQEPDAMLAGLARMLAPGGLLSLLVRNADALAMRPGLSGDWSTALTAFDSATYDNRLGLTVRADRLEALTATLAGIAAPLHAWYGVRVFTDNVGNDEELPSAHELDRLLAAEDRAGRTEPYKSVAALLHLCGVRG
- a CDS encoding DUF3043 domain-containing protein; protein product: MFRSRANEEKVRTSKVTPDLSKQPRDPQAPKGRPTPKRNEAQSQRRRAVTPTTDRKEASKRQREVRRADMAKQREALASGDERYLPARDKGPVRRFARDYVDSRWCLAEFFLPLAVVILVLSVIQMPGVQSIALLLWLIVIVLIIIDSAGIWFRMRKQMNERFPNEPKRGALAYGLMRTLQMRRMRLPKPQVKRGERP